The following are encoded together in the Zingiber officinale cultivar Zhangliang chromosome 8A, Zo_v1.1, whole genome shotgun sequence genome:
- the LOC122009718 gene encoding uncharacterized protein LOC122009718 isoform X3 gives MKLSENMRPALASSGLDGSNFVASYNNGQRVTYSGSALDRSRNIHDSLENRILATGSSTLRNTPPGEIPFLFHYPSIESFSMSERKYSRSSEFQRILSVAVEENTFGSVQSKSLPPNALEDLKRSKTNISKTSTKARNLTKLLQNSIFRLDRYRNLISKKRQTTDRSNEKSGNLNSLKMGGQSHADSAENASPRLEDRTKNLIPKKRMRSSMAEGTVLPRQAAGVEKDKTVMFDKDRGVLKGCNVGLVISDDKMCRLPPGGDGWEKNKRKRSVGLSRISDGDRELKQSIQQRPKNEPRLRSSNGIVFRPGLSCGTILSNTTDSNPELSGANSSCGTPKNELDSSSVPNERQDHSVGLDNEQSVSRGSNRLNIQEDTQVGNQIPLVKGKTTRIPRTSSNLVTNAPSNFLHSFGSNDCPEQIPMSKIQTSNLVSNRRRVINNDSVSPPVTQWVGQRPHKISRTRRVNVVSPVSNSDGTQFLHEVFSASDVGTRMMTTDTSGHLVSRGITSSSHQSKLKHDNVLPPLLSESEESTAIKTKFKGKTSNKFALEDGVQAPLKATTLVLPIKNKPSKEEIGIEIRRQGRSRRGSVHSKSCLPLPKEKLENIDSTKPLKNGKHSSERSESRIGRPPKNMSDRKVFAQTQNTDVSSLERTGESEDDQEELLAAANAARNASYHACSSDFWKNMESCFASATLDDLAFLKNQIHFTKELDSSFPSSNEACNDMMSEVLNDLAASPHFSYAREQINSVAPTDKSFEDLYSADQRQLVKTSMGRLEIKRLYEKPAPLSHRLLSAFIIVDEIANFENDTQEEFNLQFSNDNAHYGPNSHVHAKDLSKMDCPSELDCTNQRNGIAYDGFLTTNNFRHSNLQNFMPCDDPVVENHAFWNSCNGSLADYQKNDCNLLQTMKGNSPYECQYGNMSLDDRILMELNSIGIYLDTMPDFADCEESEIDKAISELKFGLHQQARKKINQLDKLELAVQDAKKIDERKLEQLAMNKLVEMAHLKLMDGRGSHKSSITKVSKQLALSFAKRAIARCHDFEAGRSCFSELTLQNVLMSAPLCQINTKHSVAVIHKELRNSHLGYGMSEVTSVSERHDCPNNIGPTPSDPHQSIPQWDEKSSTRTNQKEVLLDDVTIGAGSRTTSNPTHTATSVKWKRAESVKDPNKDAMGRGSMAKVSRPSLGRGERRTKAKPKQKISQQISSANDFGRVAEAAEFRSPVSQQLSPTNDFGRVAEAAEFRSPVSQQLSPTNDFGRVAEAAEFRSPVSQESFDTANNFTPRNDHKVELQSLSDRGCDPSKAMDDGVFTNLQLPGMDSIDELDVGLGRQGPQDIASWLNVEDEELQDNDLMGLQIPMDDLSEINMNFLSETHRPPSIVRN, from the exons ATGAAATTGTCAGAAAATATGAGACCAGCTTTGGCTTCAAGTGGTTTGGATGGATCAAATTTTGTAGCTTCCTATAACAATGGGCAACGTGTAACCTACTCCGGTTCTGCCTTGGATAGGTCTAGAAATATCCATGATAGCTTGGAGAACCGTATTCTGGCTACTGGTTCCAGCACATTACGAAACACACCTCCTGGGGAAATTCCATTTTTATTCCACTATCCATCTATAGAGTCTTTCTCAATGAGCGAGAGAAAGTATTCTCGCAGTtcagaatttcaaagaattctaAGTGTAGCAGTCGAGGAGAACACTTTTGGATCTGTACAATCTAAGTCACTCCCACCTAATGCATTAGAGGACCTTAAGCGTTCCAAAACCAACATATCCAAGACGTCGACCAAAGCAAG GAACTTAACGAAGTTGTTACAGAACTCAATTTTCAGATTAGATAGATATCGCAACTTGATCTCAAAGAAACGGCAAACAACTGATCGATCAAACGAGAAGTCAGgtaatttgaattcattaaaGATGGGAGGTCAAAGTCATGCAGATTCTGCAGAAAATGCAAGCCCGAGACTAGAAGATAGAACAAAGAATCTAATTCCTAAAAAGCGTATGCGATCCTCTATGGCGGAA GGTACGGTTCTGCCTAGGCAAGCTGCAGGTGTAGAAAAAGATAAAACTGTAATGTTTGACAAAGATAGAGGTGTGCTTAAAGGTTGTAATGTAGGACTAGTAATTTCAGATGACAAAATGTGCAGACTCCCTCCGGGGGGTGATGGctgggagaaaaataaaagaaaacgtTCTGTTGGCCTTAGCAGAATAAGTGATGGAGATCGAGAGCTTAAACAGTCAATTCAGCAAAGGCCTAAGAATGAACCCCGTTTACGTTCCTCAAATGGCATTGTATTCAG ACCAGGATTATCTTGTGGAACCATATTAAGCAACACAACGGATAGCAATCCCGAACTCAGTGGTGCTAACTCCTCCTGCGGTACACCTAAGAACGAACTTGATAGCAGCTCCGTTCCAAATGAAAGGCAAGACCACTCTGTTGGACTAGATAATGAACAGAGTGTATCTAGAGGAAGCAAcag GTTAAATATTCAGGAAGATACTCAGGTGGGAAATCAAATTCCTTTGGTAAAAGGAAAAACAACTAGGATACCACGAACTAGTTCAAACCTTGTTACAAATGCACCCTCTAATTTCCTTCACTCGTTTGGAAGCAATGATTGTCCAGAGCAAATTCCTATGAGCAAAATTCAGACTTCAAATCTGGTGAGCAACCGTAGAAGGGTTATAAATAATGATTCTGTGTCACCCCCTGTAACTCAATGGGTGGGTCAAAGGCCTCACAAAATATCGAGAACACGAAGAGTCAATGTAGTTTCTCCAGTTTCAAACTCGGATGGAACTCAGTTTTTGCATGAAGTTTTTTCTGCTTCTGATGTTGGAACTCGTATGATGACCACAGATACCAGTGGTCATCTAGTTTCAAGGGGAATAACCAGTAGCTCTCATCAATCAAAACTGAAACATGATAATGTCCTCCCTCCTCTGTTATCAGAAAGTGAGGAGTCTACTGCAATCAAAACCAAGTTTAAGGGGAAAACAAGTAATAAATTTGCGCTAGAGGATGGTGTTCAAGCACCACTGAAGGCTACAACTCTTGTTTTGCCAATAAAGAACAAACCTTCAAAAGAAGAAATTGGAATTGAAATTCGCAGGCAAGGTAGGAGCAGAAGAGGATCAGttcattcaaaatcatgtttaccTTTACCAAAGGAAAAACTGGAAAATATAGATTCTACCAAGCCACTCAAAAATGGAAAGCATAGTTCTGAAAGGAGTGAAAG TAGGATTGGTCGGCCTCCAAAAAATATGTCAGATCGGAAGGTTTTTGCCCAGACACAAAATACAGATGTCAGTTCACTGGAACGAACAG GAGAATCAGAGGATGATCAGGAAGAATTACTAGCAGCTGCTAATGCTGCTCGCAATGCTAGCT ATCATGCCTGCTCTAGCGACTTTTGGAAGAACATGGAATCCTGTTTTGCTTCTGCTACATTGGATGATTTAGCTTTTTTGAAGAATCAG ATACATTTTACTAAAGAGCTAGATTCAAGTTTTCCCTCTAGTAACGAAGCTTGCAATGATATGATG AGTGAAGTTTTGAATGATCTGGCAGCATCACCTCACTTTTCTTATGCTAGAGAGCAAATAAACTCAGTTGCACCAACGGACAAATCTTTTGAGGACCTTTATTCAGCTGACCAGAGACAGCTTGTCAAAACATCAATGGGGAGATTAGAGATCAAGAGATTGTATGAGAAACCAGCTCCGCTCTCACATAGGCTTCTCTCAGCCTTTATTATAGTAGATGAGATTGCCAATTTTGAAAATGACACTCAAGAGGAGTTCAATTTACAATTTTCAAATGATAATGCTCACTATGGTCCAAACAGTCATGTTCATGCTAAAGATTTATCAAAAATGGATTGTCCTTCAGAGCTTGATTGCACCAATCAGAGAAATGGGATAGCTTATGATGGATTTTTGACCACCAACAACTTTAGGCACTCAAATCTTCAGAATTTTATGCCTTGTGATGATCCAGTTGTTGAAAATCATGCCTTTTGGAATTCATGCAATGGGTCGCTTGCTGACTACCAGAAAAATGATTGTAATCTTCTGCAGACAATGAAGGGCAACTCTCCATATGAATGCCAATATGGGAACATGTCTCTTGATGATAGGATTTTGATGGAGTTGAACAGTATAGGCATATATCTGGATACAATG CCTGATTTTGCTGACTGTGAAGAGAGTGAAATTGACAAAGCTATTTCAGAACTTAAGTTTGGACTCCACCAGCAG GCAAGGAAAAAGATAAATCAACTTGATAAATTGGAACTAGCAGTTCAAGATGCAAAGAAGATTGACGAAAG GAAACTTGAACAGTTAGCAATGAATAAGCTTGTCGAAATGGCACACCTAAAGCTAATG GATGGTCGAGGTAGTCACAAGAGTAGCATCACTAAGGTGTCAAAACAACTTGCATTGTCCTTTGCTAAGCGAGCAATAGCCAGATGCCACGACTTTGAAGCAGGTCGAAGTTGCTTCAGTGAACTGACACTGCAGAATGTGCTCATGTCAGCGCCTTTATGCCAAATTAACACTAAGCATTCTGTTGCTGTTATtcataaagagttgaggaacagtCATCTTGGCTATGGAATGTCAG aggtaacttctgtttcagaGAGGCATGATTGTCCTAATAATATTGGTCCAACGCCATCAGATCCTCACCAAAGTATTCCTCAATGGGATGAGAAATCAAGTACTAGAACCAACCAGAAGGAGGTGCTTCTGGATGACGTCACTATAGGTGCTGGCTCAAGAACCACATCAAATCCGACCCATACCGCCACAAGTGTAAAATGGAAAAGAGCTGAAAGTGTGAAGGACCCGAACAAAGATGCAATGGGAAGAGGCTCTATGGCTAAAGTTAGTCGTCCATCCCTAGGCAGGGGCGAACGCAGGACAAAGGCAAAACCAAAGCAAAAAATAAGCCAACAGATATCTTCAGCAAATGACTTTGGCAGGGTGGCTGAGGCAGCCGAGTTCAGGTCACCTGTATCGCAACAGTTATCTCCAACAAATGACTTTGGCAGGGTGGCTGAGGCAGCCGAGTTCAGGTCACCTGTATCGCAACAGTTATCTCCAACAAATGACTTTGGCAGGGTGGCTGAGGCAGCCGAGTTCAGGTCACCTGTATCGCAGGAGTCCTTTGACACCGCAAACAATTTCACACCTAGAAATGATCACAAAGTGGAATTACAAAGCTTAAGCGATAGGGGGTGTGATCCTTCTAAAGCGATGGATGATGGTGTGTTCACAAACTTACAGTTACCCGGAATGGACTCCATCGATGAACTAGATGTAGGTTTAGGCAGACAAGGTCCTCAGGACATCGCGTCTTGGTTGAACGTTGAAGATGAGGAACTCCAAGACAATGATTTAATGGGTCTTCAAATTCCAATGGACGACCTCTCAGAAATTAATATGAACTTCTTGAGTGAAACCCACAGACCTCCTTCAATAGTAAGGAATTGA